One window of Amaranthus tricolor cultivar Red isolate AtriRed21 chromosome 11, ASM2621246v1, whole genome shotgun sequence genomic DNA carries:
- the LOC130826675 gene encoding uncharacterized protein LOC130826675 codes for MSMVVSPLLFALIVVVLLVGIASADYHAGHSLKPYQNNDKYKVGRSLKPYYQPNYNEYDYRTRHSPNLYYYQPDDEEYDDDDEEYDYRIGRSLKPYYQPEHHEYYYRAGRSLKPYQHNNKGYKANRRPYQPNYKSYRAGRSLKPYYQRYDDEHDAYRAGRNLKPYYQPYDDEHDAYRAGRSRKPYYQPYEDKHDAYRAGRSLKPYKPHDKSYNPKDQKYIPTTNSYKSHDNTGATKIQGLIYCNKNGQKTKMHGNFIPIISNSFNLFSIDRLFGRILFYWYKLPPFFPSQTLMIVSYERDTPSTEYDDNNNDFLDYDYSLVIAGATAKVTCEVKDENGYDTTPFSVETQPTDANGYFLINLGKYTVKPGYTFTNCKVFLEEAAPGDYCNRPTDTGNGITGAIPSKPRSLSDNSMLYSVGPFVYIPSSY; via the exons ATGTCAATGGTTGTTTCCCCTTTATTGTTTGCCTTAATTGTTGTTGTTTTACTTGTTGGCATTGCTTCCGCAGATTATCACGCTGGTCATAGCCTTAAACCTTATCAAAACAATGACAAATATAAGGTTGGTCGTAGCCTAAAGCCATATTACCAACCCAACTACAACGAATATGATTATAGGACTCGTCATAGTCCAAATCTGTATTAttaccaaccagatgatgaagaatatgatgatgatgatgaagaatatgATTATAGGATTGGTCGTAGCTTAAAGCCATACTACCAACCCGAACATCATGAATATTATTATAGGGCTGGTCGTAGCCTAAAGCCATATCAACATAACAACAAAGGCTATAAGGCTAATCGTAGGCCTTACCAACCTAATTACAAAAGTTATAGGGCTGGTCGTAGCCTAAAGCCATACTACCAACGCTATGATGATGAGCACGATGCTTATAGAGCTGGTCGTAACCTAAAGCCATACTACCAACCCTATGATGACGAGCATGATGCTTATAGGGCTGGTCGTAGCCGAAAGCCATACTACCAACCTTATGAGGATAAGCACGACGCTTATAGGGCTGGTCGTAGCCTAAAGCCATACAAACCCCATGATAAGTCATACAATCCAAAAGATCAGAAGTATATTCCAACCACCAATTCATACAAAAGCCATGATAATACTGGTGCTACCAAGATTCAAGGTCTAATATACTGCAACAAGAACGGCCAAAAAACTAAAATGCACGGTAATTTTATTcccataatttctaattctTTTA ATCTTTTTTCAATCGATAGACTCTTTGGCCGCATTCTCTTTTATTGGTATAAGTTGCCTCCTTTCTTCCCTTCCCAAACCTTGATGATAGTttcctatgagcgggatacaccgaGTACCgagtatgatgataataataatgat TTTCTTGACTATGATTATTCCCTCGTAATTGCCGGGGCAACCGCAAAGGTGACATGCGAGGTGAAAGACGAGAATGGATATGATACAACACCATTCTCAGTAGAAACACAGCCAACAGACGCAAACGGTTACTTCCTTATAAACTTAGGGAAGTACACAGTTAAACCAGGCTACACATTTACCAACTGTAAGGTTTTCCTTGAAGAAGCTGCACCTGGTGACTACTGCAATAGACCTACTGATACAGGCAATGGAATCACTGGTGCCATTCCCTCCAAACCAAGGAGCCTTTCTGATAACTCCATGCTTTACTCTGTTGGACCTTTTGTTTACATTCCTTCCTCatactaa